TCGTATGACTCACTAAAGATAGCCACATGTATATAGATAGACCAGCTTTATCAGCTATTTGTCGATTCGGGTCTATTTGAAACTAGTTAATAGCATTTTGGGGAGATTTTGACGGAAGCCTCTTATACCATATTTAGCTAAATGGATATCTGTGTTATGATACAAACgtcagttttgaaaaaaaaaagataatattttGCGCCCTCGGCTCTaaacaatcttgtttttttGAACATGAAGAAATAAATAAGCCATTGCGATTGTCGGAAATACTAGGCATACCGCATACTAAAGGGACCAAAACAGGGGGGAAATTAAGAGTTGTTATAGAATGGGTACCTCGATTTACTATTTGTACTTGTGTCAATTAGGGCAACATCGTATTTTGGTCCCTGGTTAGATATCAGCCTTTACTTTTTCGTAATGTCCCAAAAAGACGATGTACGAGGAATAGAACATTTGAGAATAATAAACACACTTTTTCCTCATTTCGTGTGTATATCCTTTACATCTAATCATAAGTATACAATTTGTATAGACTTTATATGACAAGTGTATTATGGAGAGTAGACATAACTCTTGTAACATATGACACAAGCTCTAACTCTCGATAGCTCTTGTAAAGGAAAAGTCTTGATAAGCTCTCGACTAGACCttgtcatattatatatatatatatatggggacaatcaaataagaacggtgagaacaccttaaattcatcattttgatgcattaaaagtccataaaactgacatagtgcataagtaattatcattatttaagtgtttaacaacacattgatccgtccaaatcaaaaaaatcacgttttttgttttgtgcatccatcttggatgcatattcatcaaaatgatgcatccaacaaaaaacgtgattttttcgattttgacggatcaatgtgttgttaaacacttaaataatgataattatttatgcactatgtcagttttatggacttttaatgcatcaaaatatatatatatatatatatatataggggggacaatcaaataagaacagtcttaaaataagaacacggtgagaacacttaaaaactacattttgatgcattaaaagtccataaaactgacatagtgtataactaattatcattatttaagtgtttaacaacacattggtctatcaaaatcgagaaaatcatgttttttgttttgtgcatccatcttggatgcatattcatcaaaatgatgcatccaacaaaaaacgtgattttttcgattttgactgatcaatgtgttgttaaacacttaaataatgataattagttatgcactatgttagttttatggactttaatgcatgaaaatgatgtttttaagtgttttcaccgttcttcttttaagactgttcttaccggagtgttaccctatatatatatattgacagaccaatgtgttgttaaacacttaaataatgataattagttataccctatattagttttatggacttttaatttaagtgttctcaccgtgttcttattttaagactctTCTTATTTGATTCGTATACATATCGTCACATATTAGAAAAATCACTCTCGACTTGCTCCCGTCCAAGTCAAGGCAGATTAGGGTCTCAAGCCTATCAAACCCTTGGCCATTAGGGCCACGGACCTTATATCTCTTTCAAGTTCCTTTCCACCGCTAGGTTAAGCTCCTTAGAAATCTTTCAAGAGTTTTTGGCCTACTCCCGACCACCTCCCGACTGCTTCCCGACATGCTCTCGTCGAGAATCACTCCAGACAGCCTCTTGACACACTCCAGACATACTCCTGTCAAGCTTCGTTCCTGATAGCCTCTTCACACGCTCCAGACATCACATACTCCTAACTTACTCCTGTCAAGCTTCCTTCCTGACAGCCTCGTGACACACTCCTGACTTACTCCCATCAAGCTTCCTTCTCAACAGCCTCTCGACACACTCCAGACCTACTCCTGCCAGAGGTGAGACTTGACACACTCCTGACCTACTCCTGACTTACTCCCGCCAGGAAGCACTCCCGCATCATTCCTGACCGTTTCCGGACATACATCCTcacttgtatatatacaaatcgTTATATGATCACTTGTGGGGAGTTTGATAAAATTGGGATATATCGAACCATTTTGTACACATTACAAGTAGGTTGGACCACACGTCATCATGTACTTTACCCATTATGATAAAACTTTTGTTTTGTGAGTTTGCACACTCACTTATAATTACCATTTATTAATCTATATGCTTCTGAACTTCAGATTTGGGTCATTTCGTGGTGTTTAATGTGAAAGAATATGATATGATAAGCTGACTATTTTCCGTTTTACTTTGTAAAtggatttttgtaattttgttctcaaatttttttactttcttaaaTAGCAGGTCTGCATCCGAATTAATCAGAAGTTTGTTGGAAGAATCAAGTCTGAATCAAAAGAGCCACCAGCTGAGTCAGCCCTCACACCAAAAGCTTCTACATCACTACAGATAGGCTCACCAGTTATCATAGTGGAAGCTCCTCAAATGTTAAAGACTGCGGCTTCTATGCCCTGTCTCAGAGTCAATTCTGGCTTAGTCAAAGCCGGCGACGTTGGCAGGTAAACTTTCTCCTGAGTTTGTATTTGCACACACATGTACACACATAGACATATGCCTTGGATTCCTAACCTTTTCATTTGTATcatatttttttggttaaatgATGTAGCATTGTTGGATATATAGTAAATATTGGAATTAGCCAGTCAGGCGATGGCAATTTTAATCTTTATGGATTGAATAGAAGTATTCTTTGTTACTAGCCCCGATATAGCATTGTTGGATATATAGTAAATATTGGAATTAGTCGGTCAGGAGAAggctattttaatttattagaaGTTTTCTTTGTtactaccccccccccccccccccccaacaaaaaaaaaactcactttTAATTGGGCTTTTGAACCCAGTGAAGATGGGACTCCACGAATATGGATTAGGATTGGCAGTCTGTCGTAAGTTTTAACATGCCTACacaatatatattgttggtataAATATCTAAGCTAAGTTAAGCCTAAGCTCATTTTTAAAGCAGAACTTGAGAGTATTACCTTATGTCCTTATTCATGAAGTAGAATAGGATACTTGCATTAACCTTTACAGTATCTATGTCTTGTAATGAAATTTGCTCAAACTCTAACATCTTAGGATTTCACAAAAAGATGTGGCATATAAGGTTACATGAAACATTAACCCCTTAAACTTTAAAAGCGGGAGAGTTAAACCAGGAATGCTAGTGTCTTTAACCTTTACGTTGCAATATGCGGTTGGAATATGTCAAAATTGACACATGACAGATGCTTTGCTGACTAGGCATCatttttttgatatgaaagattGCCAAAAGAAACAATTAAACTTTCACACTTTCTTACTTCTAtcgataataataatagagtTTTTTTATTTCTGATAACTATATATTAAGGAAGCCATAGTATTACAGTAATACAGTATTACTTGTAAACTATTAAATCCAAAATAATCATTACAATACCACAAGCTAAACTAAGACACCTAGATGAAACCTTCTTGATTAGCTTAAACCATGTGCAGGATTATGTCAAGGAAGCCAATGGATGTATGGGCAGTTCGTCTGACCATTGGTACTTATCTCATAGACGGAAAGTATTTCAAGCCCTTGCAGTTAGACGAGGATAActaatcatttcttttttacaaaAGGATAATACCTCATAATGTATATGatataaaaccaaaaatgaGATTGTTATATATGATGAGATCCTTACACTTGTTATAGAATTATTAAAACCAATAGCACTACACTAGTTTAAAGTATGTAATGTCTAAATCCGCAAAAGCAAGCACATGGTGTCAGACCCATCCTAGATTATCTAGTTCTTTCCAATTTCataaagaaaaccaaaaacttTTAGATTCTGCATCTTTTCTATCTACATAAGTTGGGATCATTTTATAATGTATACTATATATTACTAGGATAATTTTTGCAAATTGAATTTGCCTAAGGATATGCAAGTTTGATTTCTGTATGATGATACAGAATCGAGCGATTTCTTTtttgtacttgtatgtcgattGAACTTACATTTTGTACATCATATGACATTAACTTGAACCTAATATTGCAAGTGAGTTATATGCCCCACGTACATAATAATTCATATGATATATGCAAAAAGTCGTACAAGGGACCATATTGGTAGTCATCTCTGCTTTTTATCTTTATAGTTGAGGTGGTCGTGGCCCGCTTTCATTCGAAGGTTGTACTAGCTTGATACCATGTTACTCAATCAAGCCTTATATATAAGTTAACCTATAGAACCAGGGCCTGATTATTAGAGCTAATCATAACACTTTTTGTGACCCTAGCTTGGATGAGGAGTTGCATAAACCAAATTAACAGTGATGCATGAATATTGTAACTATTATAGGAATGAGACAAGGAAGCCAGGTTAAGTTTATTTAGCATAATTGTATTACATAGAGCTATTATAGTTTGTAAAATCCAAAAATGATTGATACTGATTGTTAAATTAAATACTTGTAGATTGTTTTGGTATGTTAATTAAATGGGTCTGCCAAAGAATGCCTTGACCCCCTACAGGGCCAATATATGGTACATGTTGTTGGCTTTGGACACGGATGAAAGACATTACAACGTGTTTGTTATGTGTTAATCATGTTGGTTGAAGAGTGTAAGGTTTCCCAGTTCTATAATTGTAGAGACAGTGGCAGAGTGTTTGTTTGGGCAATGCTAGAAATTTCTGTCTTTTTGTATAGTTGTTTTGTAACCATGTCTTCTCATTTATGGGACAACATACATGAATATGAATCATTTTCATTAAAGTGTTGCCCTTTATTGTTAATTCCCCCTCTTGCAAAATGGCTAGAGGTCCTTCTCGAAGCGTCTCTTAATCTTTAGGCAAGGGTAAAGTTATCAACATCCCACTTCCCTCGTACCTTGTGGAAGACCGGAAGCCCGGAATAGGTaacaaattttttgtttttgatactTTTTTGTATATTAGAAGTCCAAGAGGCACCTGTTTCTTGTCAGTCTTTTGTAAGTTAACGGTGTAGTACATAAAAATAGTAATTTAATCAATCATTGGTCAATGCTATCCCGAGATACAAAAATTTAATCTCGATCTCCTTTTTTTCAACAGAAGCAATCCCAACTCTCTCTTTTCTAATCCTTTGTAAGTTTGTATAATCTTTGTATACCCACAACGCTGTCAATGAAGAACAACCATGATTTCATGGTAAGTGAATCGTACACTACTAAATTTATTGTAACCGAGGTAATCATGTTACAAGACAGAATTGTACTTGGTGTGGCCAAATATTTATAGTTCTATATGCTCTACTTATAATCTATAGTTTCAACATCAGAATCATTTCTCTTGGTCTGTACAAATTATTTTGATGTAAAGTCTATATTCTTTTATCACGAAATCtcttaaataaaacttattGTAAATTGAATAAACTAATCCAATTGAGTAAAGAAGTCTTAGCAAGGACACCTAAAAAGGTAGATGGGCCTGTGGTTAGGGTAGGGCTAAGCCATGggcaaaagaagaaaaaaacacaaagttaATTGATGTTGATAACACTCCATGTTCAATGTTTACAAAACTTTCATCACCTTGTTCAATTAttgttttacatcaattataacGCAGCGCACCCTATTATTCTCATTTAAATAATTATCCCACCTAGAAAAAATGAAGTATCACTCTTGTTCtatgtaaattaataatgttcATAGAATTCTATAAAATATACGTAACTTTAATTTCCACCGTGAGATTTCGGCCTTAGTGGTATCATTCGGTGTAATAATTGTGCAAGTACACTGTGAGGTCAATGTAGATAATGTTATTAGAAAGTGGTCACAAGTTCGAATCCATTCTCATTCCACAAGGTGGTACTGATTACTGAAAGGCAACTAGATAAGATTTACGCGTATGTAACTTTACACTATTATAGGTTTGATGAATGATGGACCTGTGAGCTACACTTTCATTATTCAATAAATTTGTGTcagatttttaataaaaacaacaatttaatttaacataatggatatggatATTTTGGGTcataacttaaaatttaaaagtatttatCATATAAAGAAGGAATACATAACAGAATCTACAGATGCCCATCAATACTAAATAATGTACATTCACGAATCATTTTCATATTCAATACTAATAAAATAAGCTTTTGTATCTCATGATATCATTGTCACATGTGCCCAATTTCCATAAAAACCAGGGCcaatatttttctttcatatgtGGTCCAACCCACCCCTTATCCCTTTGCTACGTTTGGTCCTACTTCTTTCTTCACTTTAAACTTTGTTACATCAATGTCAAATTAAATACAAATCGTTCCCTAattgcatttaattaacattGACTAATCACATCATATACCTTTTAAAACCAGTTCATCTAATCACTAGTCGAGTCGTTCACTTTCTTTTGGAACCTACGCGctcaactttttatttatcttcTAATTGCattattaaatcaaatttaaaaagcTTGTATAGGACCAAGTGTCCTAGTGACCAACTTCTTttgctctctctctctctctctctctctctctctatatatatatatatatatatctaagcaTAACCTCTTATTGATAAAAGACATTCTTAAACACTAACTTTTTATTCATCATGCCTTCGGTCTACTCTAGCCCATTTCACCAAATGGATAACCCGGCCTTATTTTCGTTACTACAACACACAACACGTAGTGAAAAAAGGTCCAAAAGTAGTAGTGGCACAGGAGGAGGGATCTTTCGCATGTTCAAGCTTCTTCCAATGCTAACATCTGGTTGCAAAATGGTGGCATTGTTAGGGCGGCCCAGAAGGCCGCTCCTAACAGATCATGCCACCACTGGAACATTATTTGGCCACCGAAGAGGGCGTGTGAGTTTAGCCATCCAAGAGGACCCACACCGCCCCCCGGTTTTTGTCATTGAGCTTCCTATGAGCTCAAGTGCGTTTCAAAAAGAAATGGCGTCGGATATAGTTAGGTTATCACTAGAAAGCGAGACAAGAAGTCATAAAAAGAAGGTGTTGGAAGAGTTTGTGTGGGCGGTTTATTGTAATGGAAAGAAATACGGGTACTCGATAAGAAGGAAGCAAATGACGGATGACGAGCTACACGTTATGCAATCGTTACGAGGGGTATCAATGGGAGCAGGGGTTCTTCCGGGGCTATCTGAAAAGGATTCGGCTTTTGATGGAGAGCTAACTTATATGAGAGCAAGGTTTGAAAGAGTGGCTGGAAGTAAGGATTCTGAATCTTTTCATATGATCAATCCTGAAGGTGCtgaaaatgaccaggaattgaGCATTTTCTTTGTAAGAGTACATTGATCGATAACAAGGAAAGAGattgggaaagaaaaaaaaaatgtatattagGGATTTATATATAAGCTagtttacatacatatatattaacgGGTGGATTTGAGTGGCGACatcttatttatattgttttcatCCCAAGATATATTAGACATTTTATAGTACTTGTGCAAATATTTTTGGCTACGATTTATATAAGATCACagctttttttttaagatatggATCAATTGCTTGCAACAGAgtatctagcttacgttgtcttaatcgggtccgcgttagagagcccactcaccctcaatacctagtggAAAGAAaaacccccaactaaaccgccaGAAATCACGACATTTAATTTGAATAAAACTATGCCCCATTTGCAATACTCAAACATGCGgaagactttatttgtgaaattcttTAAATGTCATTCCCATATCTTGAACTCGAAACCTCGTAAAACTGTTCTTAACCACTGAGCTACTATGGAATACGTGCTTAATTAATTATGTGTTATAGTGTTCAGGCTacgtattaaaaagaaaagaaagcatACCATTTCTCTTTGTTGGGGCTTGTAAAATTTATTGTCACTCTCTCACTCTAAAATTGTGGATAATACCCTGATCATTCACGACTTTGAGTTTGTTAAAACTTGATAATTGGAACATAGTAAAGATTTgttgaaaagaataaaaaaaggtTTATAGGTACTAAACTAAGTACAGCTATAAACGTAAAATAGTACGGTGAAAAGTTATGTTTATCTACAAATAAACGGATGAACACGAATTAAATTTCCCATTTGTTTAGTTACTTGAACAAACACGATCATATGTCTTGTTAATTCGTTTGTTTGTGAACGTTAGTTTAGTTGTTTATTAATGCTCGTATATATGTTTGCTCGTTTTATGTCCTAGTATGTTGCAAATGCATATATATGAACTATATTATGAAAAAGATGTACTCCTTCCGCCTCATTTTGAATGACCTATTTGAACTTTgacagtaattttttttttttttattatatgttatttgatgaaacttatatcaatagaaaaatatattagaaACTCAATTAAGTCGTACAATCACTCAATTCTGATGGGCTTATTCTGATGGGCTTTTTCTGACGTTAACAATCAATCGCTCCTATGGTACATATCAAAAAAATATCTCTCAATTTTCAAGTTGAAAAATAGTTTGGGTTTTGTATTGTAAATCACTAATTGATTCGACATAGTTATTGTTGAGCCCCGGACCTTTAGCCTTTTTAACGCCCTGGTCAACCCAATATTGAATTTGAGCGTCGAcccaacatatacatatactaatGAATATTTACAAATTAGAAAAGGCCCAATAAGTCTCGCTGCTCTCGTCGTAAATCGTAATTAGTTATTGTGAAgtcaaaaaaaattcaaaaaggtAAAGCTcttatttttattgttcttcTATTTTCACGTTTGGCATACAGATTACAGATCAAGGAAAAGGACCAACTAATTAcaagatgaaaaataa
The Erigeron canadensis isolate Cc75 chromosome 2, C_canadensis_v1, whole genome shotgun sequence DNA segment above includes these coding regions:
- the LOC122588722 gene encoding uncharacterized protein LOC122588722 isoform X1; its protein translation is MTIAMASSLQILVKKNPLSSSALSLSSNSFSNTNNNKQVCIRINQKFVGRIKSESKEPPAESALTPKASTSLQIGSPVIIVEAPQMLKTAASMPCLRVNSGLVKAGDVGRIMSRKPMDVWAVRLTIGTYLIDGKYFKPLQLDEDN
- the LOC122588722 gene encoding uncharacterized protein LOC122588722 isoform X2, whose translation is MTIAMASSLQILVKKNPLSSSALSLSSNSFSNTNNNKVCIRINQKFVGRIKSESKEPPAESALTPKASTSLQIGSPVIIVEAPQMLKTAASMPCLRVNSGLVKAGDVGRIMSRKPMDVWAVRLTIGTYLIDGKYFKPLQLDEDN
- the LOC122588561 gene encoding protein MIZU-KUSSEI 1-like; translation: MPSVYSSPFHQMDNPALFSLLQHTTRSEKRSKSSSGTGGGIFRMFKLLPMLTSGCKMVALLGRPRRPLLTDHATTGTLFGHRRGRVSLAIQEDPHRPPVFVIELPMSSSAFQKEMASDIVRLSLESETRSHKKKVLEEFVWAVYCNGKKYGYSIRRKQMTDDELHVMQSLRGVSMGAGVLPGLSEKDSAFDGELTYMRARFERVAGSKDSESFHMINPEGAENDQELSIFFVRVH